DNA sequence from the Anthonomus grandis grandis chromosome 9, icAntGran1.3, whole genome shotgun sequence genome:
atatcacttgttgtctctttgttggagtatggatcaataatttggtctcctctgtacatgaataattgtatggcactggagagggttcaaaataaatttctacgattctgcctttataaacttcGCATTCCAGTTCCTAATGACCATTGTTATGATGAAGCAATGAACTCGCTGAATATGCGGAGTTTACTTAGGAGACGCACTGAGAATGATTTGGtgtatatttataaacttttgaatggccttgtgatttgtcccgaactacttaataggatttcatttaatattccatacCGTAATCTGAGGGCaaatcgattgttttctttgccttatCATCGTACCAACTATGCTATGCACTCGCCTGTCGAAAGGACCTTGAGGCTGCTAAACTctactggaattgaagttttgggaatttccttattgcattttaggagtcttattaagagtttgtaggattttgttttttgaattaattttgctccatgattaataatttgaaatacatttgattattgtcattgataataatatatttcgttttttcttagctaattttgcattgttaattgttctgattttgagagaatattgttactatttgtaaaacggtttaattatccttggtattaagattaagtctgataattattgttaattagtaatAAGTGGTTAGGTAgaatagcttttatttctttttcagaaatatatatgttttttgtaatggggttgatcccgtgtataaataaataaataaataaataaataaaataaataatgaaagaCCTGCAATGTGAGTTAGAAGTACAGAGACcgtaattattccaaaaatttacaaagaaaactttagagccgattatttcagaaagggttaagaatcggattaaaacatatgggttaatttatcttatttcgaccttctgaatatgttcccaaaatatttccctttcctcccgaaacaccctgtatatccttTCTTACCAGTTTAGAAtttcgaatttttaaattaattttaggtaaTACGGCTTCATGGTCTGATAGAGCCGACTACACAACCCTAGTATCACAAGAGACACTTACATCATTGAAGTTTTTACGGAGATCccattttaattactttaaacaaaaatgagcCACGAACTGATGTATTTTTCAGTCCGTGTGTGGAGAAacctttttgaaataaaatcgaACTGCACAGTTTTGCCTTGAGGAAAAACTGTATGTGTGTGCCTACCTTTACTTTGATAATTGTATAATGAGttttccttaaataaataaaattaaatccggCAACGTCATTCTCCCCCCCCAGTGAATTTCTCATTCTTGTCAAATGTCAATTGTCACGACCTCGCCACCATTATCCATTGTATcactttgtttatgttttttttttagtttttatccaaaatttctcttaaaattCCAGTAAAAATGTCAAGTAAAGTTCTATTATTTAGCTAATATACCGCAAGTTAACCATAAGAACCCAAAAATGGTTTCAATTTTGTTCGTGTTGCTCCTGTTATCCAGCGGGTGCGACTGCGTTCATTACGGCACTACCAGAGTCAGTGATGGCGAAGACGTTCTTCCTTCACACGACAATTGCCAACCCATTACCATCCCTTTTTGCAGTGACATAGCGTATAACCAAACCATAATGCCGAATTTATTGGGACACAGTAGACAGGAAGAAGCTGGTCTTGAGGTCCATCCCTACTTCCCTTTAGTGAAGGTTAATTGCAGTCCAGACTTGAAATTCTTTTTATGTTCAGTTTTTGCCCCTGTTTGTACTATATTGGAGCACCCTATACCACCATGCAGGGCTTTGTGTCTTTCAGCTAAGGAGGGTTGCGAAGGTATTATGGTTAAGTTTGGATTTCCTTGGCCAGCTAGTCTAAATTGTGATCTGTATCCAGATAACACTCTGGGAGACCAGCTTTGTGTGGggcaaaataaattaactgtaCCCGCGAGTACCCACAGTACCAGTACCTCAAAATCTAAATATGCAAACCATTTTGACATACCTACAAAGGGTAAAAATTTTGGATTTGTTTGTCCAGAACAATTTAAAGTGCCTAGCGTTTTGGAGTATAGTTTTAAAGTTGGTAATAAGGTTGAGAAAAACTGTGGAGCCCCTTGTCACATGATGTTTTTCAATGAAGCCAAAAGACAGTTTTCAAGAGTCTGGGTGGGTATTTGGGCCATGTTGTGCTCAGTTAGCTGCCTATTTACCATATGCACATTTCTAATAGATACCGACAGATTCCGTTACCCAGAAAGACCGATAATATTTTTGTCAGTATGTTATTTTATGGTGGCATGTGCCTATTTAGTAGGTTTCTTTGTGGGAGACAGTATCGCCTGTCGTGAACCATTTCCATCAAAGCATGGTAATGTGAGTGTTAGTACCATTACTCAAGGTATCAAACATGAGTTTTGTACCATTTTGTTTATGATGTTGTACTTCTTCAGTATGGCCTCTAGTATTTGGTGGGTTATTTTAACATTGACATGGTTTTTGGCAGCCGGGTTAAAGTGGGGACATGAAGCCATTGAGGCAAATTCTCACTATTTTCATTCAACAGCTTGGGCAGTACCTGCAGTCAAGACTATGGCTATTTTGGGTATGGGAAAAGTCGATGGTAAGTAGAATAAAATagtatacaatattttttaaaaatacatggCTTTTCCATAATTTACATACATAAGTCTAATCTaatccaataaaaattacaaataattatcaatatatgtatatatgatCAAAGGCATCTCAGTAAAGTCAATGAACATAGGTTGTGTGTAATTTGCTGACCAAGAATAAAAGCCTGCTACAAAAGCTATTTACAGACAGAAACTGTTCAAACTTAATATCTAATAGCAGTATATGTATGACAGcctgctaccaaaaaataattgaaataacacccctctaaggggtagtttgtatttgtcaatctatatcgttgcactggactttagcacatttttattagacattgacaaatacaaactaccccttGGAGGGGtgttatttcaattattttttggtagcaaacacttatatgtatagtaacatcagttatcgattttgaatagtttccggcggtaaatagttttggtagcacatttttattagaaattgataagaacaaactaccccttagaggggtgctatttcgattattttttggtagcaagcacttatatgtatagtaacatcagttatcgatttcgcatagtttttgatgataaatagctttggtagcacattttgatttttggtcagcaaattatttttacccaTGAACATAAGACTTATAAAGCTACATATGttttaagtttcatttaaaatgtcaatataaaatttacaataCTATTCTATCATTTTAATCAGTTAATTGAAATGTGATTTTTACACAAGCATCTGCCATGGATTCCATAttccttaattaaattaatgaactatttcaattaaataaaaattaaggtatAAACAATGCCAATAATATGTAGATTCATAGTTACGAAATGACATTTAACAGAAGTGATTAAAATACATACAACCATCAATAAACAAATTCACTTAAACTCTAGTAGGATTAATGAATGAGTATGATTAAGGAATCTGAAAATATTATGCAAATTatacaaacttaaaaatgaaGCTACAAGTAATATTATGATAAAGGGTAAGGACATATCTACATTTATTTGATAATCAAACACATTAAAGTGCatcagttgttaaatatttaggtttattgATTAATAGCAGTGTCATGGAACTGACATATTAATGGTATTAggacaaaaatattacaatttgtaGTAATagtacataaattaaaatgagaaaaCACCAAGCTAGAAATTAAAGCACAACAAAAAATGATTCAGGCAAGCAATTGGAGATATTGCTCCTCCCTCCAATCTTTTTAGCATGAGCAACAGCATTCATACAGTGATGCCATACTTCTAGGGAGAACTTACAGCATTTTCTAGCCCTATGGATTTTTAGGGAAATTTCCAAGGAATATTAATTGCACCTTCTCCTTACCTAGGTATTACAAAAccaatttctaaataaaaatataactgaAGGGATAACTGAATTAAAGTTAGTACAAGAaacaataacaattaataaaaacaaggaaaaaaaacaactagCAACCCTAGTAATACTTACTtacttaaacataaaataagtaAGCCATTATATTATGCACATATTTACAGTAATTAAAAGAACCATTACCCCATTGCTACCCTAGCTATAAGTTATAcaaggtaaaatttttaaacttagacAACCTTCATGAATTGAAATTACTTCTTTATGTACATTATGTTATAAGTAAAAAGAATCCTcctattaaatttgttaatgtgAATATTATACATTATAACTCTACTAGGCAAAAGAATAAATTCTATAGACCAAAAATACAAAGGAATATCCGATTAAAATCTGTTTATCATTATAGTGCTAAGTTATATGATAGCTTGCCAATAGATATAAGAAATGTTCAGGGacaaagtatatttaaaaaaattaaagatgtttttaGTTACCTCTGTAtggtaataaaattgttaagttacactatcggacaaaagtagagaaacttctaaaaattctttgatttacggaaaccatgtatttaaattaaatatttactacaaatattgTAGTTCTCAACTACTGCGTTTTTTTACCGCATTTTACATGCCTcttatcagttgtttatttacaataaaagaattcaaatattttcggatggacataagtagagaaacctaaatatcaatcgtccaaatttagtatttagttcgctttacgtgagttctgttgatagttttgcatagtttttttaatcacaacatgcctcgcggaagatatttgtctgaagaccttcgtagaaaaatagttgatgcacacaagagtggtatacgacaagtggacattagtaaaacgcttaatttgcataagtccgttgttagcaagacaatttctaattttaaaacacgaaattcaacaaaaagcattaaaaaaagtggccgcccaagaaaaacaaccaaacacatggaaatgatgataaaaagaattgcccagtctgatcctcacaaatcagcaaataaaattttaagtgaattacctggtgttaatgttagttctaagaccatacaaagacgactgagggaaggaggattatttagtagaagagccgctaaaaagccgtttattagcaagaagaatcagaaggcccgactcaactttgcacaaaaatatttgcattggacaaccaacgactggaaaaaagttctttttactgatgaaagtaagttcaatttgtTTGGGTCCGATGGAATCTCATGGGTACATCGACCACAAGGCAAAAGATTCGATCCAAGATATACACAGCCTACGGTAAAGCATGGTGGTGGCTCCTGCATGGTATGGGGTTGCTTCTCTGGGTTCGGTACAGGACCATTACACATCATTGAGGGTATCATGGATCGATTTGTGTATTTAGACATCCTACAAAATGTAATGCTACCCTTTGCTGAGGATAATTTACCTTTGACTTGGATATTCCTAcaagataacgaccccaaacataaatcaaaggttgtcaaagattggtttttatcggaaaatattagggttatggactttcctgcgcaaagtcccgatcttaacccgattgaaaacctctgggaggaactagaccggcgtgtaaggcaacatcagatcagtaataaaaatgatcttataaaagttttacaagattcctggaattctattggagaggaaaccattatgaaactgttggaatccatgccaaatcgatgccgcgaggtgattgccaataagggatactctacttactattaatttttctaagatagaaataagaaataacttgtacttttggaataaaatttagtttctctacttttgtctcataaatattttgtttaattaaattaaatcttaggattttcttctacaatttattttactttatacaaattaagtcttaacaattattgttgattttcattatgtgtagaactgcattagttttgaagtattcaaataaaacgcaaatttaaaaagtttctctacttttgtcggATAGTGTACATCATGGAATTTACTTGGTTTAGGCCCTTTTTTTCCATGTTGtctatatatatacatattaatcTTGTTTTCTGTATTTAGAGTAAGCTGAATAGGATCATTACATATACAGTGAAAGCTCTCCTTGCGGACAGCTCCTATAAGCGGACATCTCTTTTAACCGGACAAAGTTCCTGGAACCGAATTTCAGCATATCATTTTCAATGTTAAATGCATTCCGATAAGCGGACGCTCTTATAAACAGACGCGGACACTAAATTTTTCTGTGTGTGATCAAAAAATCCCCCATAAGCGGACGCGAAACTCTAATACCCGGACGATTTTTAGTTCCGCTTATTGCAATGCACATATCTACATACATAAAATTCGATAATTCCCCGATTTACATTAGGTGATTCCCCATTTACGCATTGCGTTGGCTAGCCAGTATGTAATCTTCTGGTTTATCTTCAGTTCAGGCAAATTCGTAGTTgattgagatattttattattgtaactgTAAAATGGCACCAAAAAAAATGATGCTCTCGTTAAAGGAAAAGATGGAAGTTGTTAATGTATTAGACAGAGAAAGTGTTTCAGTTCGTCATTTGGCAAAGAGGTTTAATATTGGGAAAACGCAAGCAGctgaaattgccaaaaataaggAAGATATCAGGAGTAAATGGCAATCAGGaactaatataaatcaaaagaaggatttttaaaaaaagaaaggtTTTGCTATAGACAAAAcatgttttgagtggtttgtGAAAGCTTGAAGTCAGAACATTCCAATCTCAGGGCCATTCGTGAaaatgaaagccaaataaatcGCCATTACTTTGGGCTATAATAATTTCAGTGCGTCCGACGGGTGGCTGCAAAAGTCGCGCAAGAGACATAGTGTGAGTTTCAAATGCATATCTGGCGAAGCTGCTGCAGTAAATCAAGATGATGTGTCAcaatttttggagaaacttCGTCATGTCCATGTTGCTTGGCTACAAACCAGAAGACGTGTACAACGCAGATGAAAGTGGACTTTTTATTTCGCGCATTGCCCGACAAAACTCTGTCCCTTAAAGGAGAAACATGTCGATACAACAGTTCAATAAAGTAACAAgtccaaaaatttcaaattttacttattatgtCTATTACTATCAGAATATACTAATTTATCAGTTGCCAtagttaaaaaatcatattttgtattgtattttaaagatTGTGCCGCCTAAATATGGAACAActctaaatttatatttgtcttATTTCTATAATGTAACAACTCGACTTGCTACGGTAtagaaatatattgattttattattttagtaatgAGGTGTGTTTTGAGTTGCTTTAGTATTTATAAATTACTAAGTGAatttatattaagtaaaatGGCTAAAAGTCATTCATTAGAAGAAAATATGGTgggtttaaaaacaattttaagaacttattttattaaaaatacagttttaagatcttagttttttttattttactatactGATGAAGACAGTGATGATAATGTAGCAGCTAGAAAATATAGACCATCGGCATCCTATTCATCTAATTATGATAGAGATAATATtgaaaacggaaatttgccaacaaccataaaaattaacttgaaaAGGGCtaagaaaacctaaaaaaaaatataaaaagaataaaaagaaatttgggacacagatttataaatacattaaaaaaataggtgaagaaaagaaaatgaaaGAATCATGTCGACGAACGAAACGAAAAGTCACGAATTAAATGTTCAACAAAAATATCCGATGATCAACGTAAGTCGTATTTCTTCACGTTACCGATCGAATCGTATTTCCGAAATTACTGCAACATACAGTAGCATAAAAGAGGGTAAATTACACATTATAGATTGAAGATAAAGTATACCAAGTATCCATTATTTCCAGGAAGGCACAAATAAAGAATACTCAGATAGaagtttaaatattactataatGTAATctgcaatttttaataaattaaacttttaattattaaaattaattaaagcaaaAGCAAAATTCAAACAAAAGCGAATATTGCTTTTCATGTTCCTAAAAAAGATTAATGTGGTCTCTGGGTCACCTAGGTGAAtggaaataagcaaaaaaacgaaattaaaagtaaatattaatataatttattgaaaaaaaatatactgtcaaggataaattaattatattaaattaagtgacaACAACATTCAAGTTTTGTGTTTTGATCTTCAGTATTTATATACCTTGTAGtgaaattaatactttttataatttacaaagaataaattttgcttttttggcATGAAAGAATTGCTAAAACAGGAGCAAATGAAATTGGCAgttctgtgtaaaattttttaaagtgtgAGTCATGCAAGAGTAAAAATAGTTGCACAGGGTAAGGTGTACCTGTTCTGTATGGTTAATtcagaaatcttttttttaatttttaatagaaaatataatatttaataatattttatcgttAAAGTCCAtaatattatcataattttGCTTTACATGtccataatatatttattatcaacatgtttacaaaaaatttagttCATTATTATAACGACTCatcaaaagttaaaatttttattactttaaataaaaaatttccaaaacttAAGCACCATTTATACCTAGACTTTTATTTGCATACATACAAAAATACAgtggagaaaaatattttggcttATAATGCataaaattcaatattctttattttcttaaatatcggtcatttttatttgttacgtTATTGAATTGAGGTATCGATGTGTGGGTGGAAAGTTTTCTAAAGATACACTAACCATTTTATTCTGTGCAAATATGGCCGGTGAAAAATGCGATTTGATTGTGATCGGGAAAGCGGCTCGTCCCCGTGCTTTAAAAAAAGGTTGCTATTAAGGATCTACCAGCGACTTGGAAATCCAACAAAAAGGCATGGATGACCCGAAAAATCATGTCTGAGTGGTTACTGGAATTCGACCGGAAAATGGGAATCCAAAAAAGgcaagttcttttatttttagacaatgcaTGCTCTCATCCTCGTGATcggaaaatgaaaaatgtgaaaattatatttttaccacCAGATACAACTTCAGTTTGTCAGTCCTTGGATCAAGGTATTATAcagaactttaaattttattatcggcatttttttttaaacatattttaacaaaaattgacgaTATCCAAAGCTTATCTGAGCTTACAAAGTCTATTAATGTGTTTTTGAGaagctttgtattttataaaaacagcatGGGATAAAGTATATTCCTCTACAATTAAGAACTGTTTTGGCAAAGCTGGATTCAGAAAAAGTGGATTTAGCTCAGAATTTGCTGAGCAAAATTATTGCGATGCTGAAGACGATCTGTCTTTAGCGACACTTGCTTAGTTACTGCGACATGCCAAACATTTAGGAGTAGCAGACCCCCAGAAAGTAGACGATTTCCTGGCCTGGACAATAAcataacaacaaaagaaaattccATTGACAACTTTTCGAATTTGGATGTAGAAAGCCCAGGCCAACTTGAATATGGTAGTTTAAACGACTCAGAAGAAGAAGTGGAACTGGTGGACTCACTAAGAGGTTCAAAAACTAGAAATTCATATGGGGAAGCTCTAAGTCATAtttctatattgaaaaaatttgctaaagatgatttcactgcatttcaacatttaaaaaatttagaaagttaTTACGAAAATTGTCTCCTTCAGCAAAAGATGGTGAAATTTCGTCAgacaaacattttaaacttttttcaaaaagctaaaaaataatgtttttttttattctcgtACCATGTACATATTGAagcatttatgtttttgtatgcGTATACATACGTATAGATATATAGCATAAAtacatactttaaaaatgtgGCGAGTTTCTGTTTCATTTTTCTCATGATTATGTATTACCTCATTTCCTCATGATTATATACCTCGTTATTTATAGTCTATACTCACATACTTTCTTTTAAACGGACACCTCCCATAAGCGGACAAAAGTTACGGAACCGTGAGTGTCCGCTTATGGGAGCTTTCACTGTATCTTATTGTGATTGATAAAGCTATTCTGAAAGAAACAAGCTTACTATAACTAGATCAGTATTCATTCATTTAAGGGTTTTAGTGGTTTgtcatataattattaatattcatatatatgtttttatgGTTGTTATTTAACAATAGATTTACATGAAATATGCATTTCTTCAGATAACAAATAAAGTTTGACTTCATCTCACTTATATGGTCTTTTTCAAATTATGTACAAGAAATATACATAGAAGTAAATACAAATTCTTACTAGATATATCTTTGATTCTGTCTAaatgttcatttaaatattattgcaaCACAATAATATTTCAAGAAAAGATATACTCTGAACTTATACTTTCTCTTTCAATTTCAATCTGTAtgtgtaataaattatataacatcttaaacaaaaaatacttaatttaaacTTTAGTTAAGTCAATCTTAatggtatttatttaaatgacatTCCATTTTCATCAGCAAATTCTATGcccttatatttttaataaaagatgttctgattttctattttttatttataaagaatcTACATATAACACCTGACTTTATCTGTAGGTGATGTCCTGAGTGGGGTATGCTATGTAGGTATTTGGAATGTGGAAGCCATGCGGACATTTGTCTTAATCCCTCTAGTGGTTTATCTGGTACTAGGAACTATTTTTCTTACCAGTGGTTTTGTCTCTCTATTCCGCATTAGGACAGTAATGAAACATGAGGGAACCAAAACAGAAAAACTGGAGAAATTAATGATAAGAATTggaattttttcagttttgtacaCCTTACCTGCCCTGATCGGTAAGAGGTTTGATTTGAGGCTAGCTTAGAATTTTAATGAATGTATTTTAGTTATTGCATGTTTGTTCTATGAGAGTTCCTACTATGATGATTGGATGAAGACATGGTGGGGTGACATTTGCTATAATACCAAATACTCTGTGCCTTGTCCAATTTCAGGTAAGGCTGATTTAATTGCTTCATTATTTACatattaatgattaaaaaaatatatcaatatttacaattattttttgttgcatttaGGGAGCAAATATACAAAATCTTACCCATACTTTGAGGCATTTATGCTCAAATATCTCATGACCATGATTGTGGGCATCACTTCCAGTGTCTGGATTTGGTCCGGATTTGGAAAAACCGTTCACAGTTGGCGCGTTTTCTTTAATAGTTTAAAGAAAAGACGTGTAGAGGCCTATGTCTAATTTACAGGCTTAATATTATGATACTAAGTATCAAACATCACACATCATTAATGACTGATTTGTCAAATTGTGACAAAGGGGAATAAGggaatgaaaaatatatatttttaatgttgtacCACAACtgttaagtgtttttaacaATTGATCGGGTTGcttattagaaaacaaaaaattttttgaaaaagttgccGCTATTTACAATTATTGTTTATTGACTCTGTATTTAATACTTTGTGAAATAAGATTTTTATCTTAAGCAATGCATCCGATCTGtatttgaatattctttaaaataatattgttatctTAGGATATCTTCAAGTATTAATTTGTTCCCATAGAGATTTACCATTTTTGCCCTgtacaaaaatgaatttaaaacttaagtgcCTCTACTCTATGTCAATACCGCTATAGGGTGGCTCTAAAAAAACGTCAATaagtgaaaacaaaaataatatcttcCGCTTATTCTAAACTACCGTACTGTGATTAAATCAGCACATTTTAAACAGTATTTTCGACAATTTAAGATATATGTCATAAACCAGATGGCATCCGTTTCTCGACGCACATTAATAGAAAATGAATAgtacataatatttttctatgctataaatttttgttttagaatttaGTTTTATATACCG
Encoded proteins:
- the LOC126740290 gene encoding frizzled-7 → MVSILFVLLLLSSGCDCVHYGTTRVSDGEDVLPSHDNCQPITIPFCSDIAYNQTIMPNLLGHSRQEEAGLEVHPYFPLVKVNCSPDLKFFLCSVFAPVCTILEHPIPPCRALCLSAKEGCEGIMVKFGFPWPASLNCDLYPDNTLGDQLCVGQNKLTVPASTHSTSTSKSKYANHFDIPTKGKNFGFVCPEQFKVPSVLEYSFKVGNKVEKNCGAPCHMMFFNEAKRQFSRVWVGIWAMLCSVSCLFTICTFLIDTDRFRYPERPIIFLSVCYFMVACAYLVGFFVGDSIACREPFPSKHGNVSVSTITQGIKHEFCTILFMMLYFFSMASSIWWVILTLTWFLAAGLKWGHEAIEANSHYFHSTAWAVPAVKTMAILGMGKVDGDVLSGVCYVGIWNVEAMRTFVLIPLVVYLVLGTIFLTSGFVSLFRIRTVMKHEGTKTEKLEKLMIRIGIFSVLYTLPALIVIACLFYESSYYDDWMKTWWGDICYNTKYSVPCPISGSKYTKSYPYFEAFMLKYLMTMIVGITSSVWIWSGFGKTVHSWRVFFNSLKKRRVEAYV